The proteins below come from a single Paraconexibacter algicola genomic window:
- a CDS encoding HDOD domain-containing protein: protein MSATTDRVRIVFVDDEPEILEGLRDLLRRRRDRWDMSFHDGAAAALTALDAGSVDVIVTDVRMPGTDGVALLEQVERRHPDVVRIILSGQVEPRNATRAGLVAHRVLGKPCAEPEIARAVQESLEVRARLREEGLRLAVTGIGELPRAPQVVLELCDALAHDRTGAAELARIASRDVILTARLLGLVNSAYFGVPRTIVRLEEAIAFLGVSTVEAVALEHGVLTVAGPRLPSSALEAFEAHARFTGRIARDVVGARELGSAAFAGGLLHDVGALLLASADRDAHRARLLAAADAGLALHEVETRERGACHAATGGRLLALWGLPAAVVEAVACHHAPDAASGPPLVRAVALAERLAHRLEDPGTTAIYRHGDPAVWGADAPVGVPELPDALTRLWAELGGAVAPERAA, encoded by the coding sequence ATGAGCGCCACGACCGACCGTGTGCGGATCGTCTTCGTCGACGACGAGCCGGAGATCCTCGAGGGGCTGCGCGATCTGCTGCGCCGCCGCCGCGACCGCTGGGACATGAGCTTCCACGACGGGGCGGCGGCCGCGTTGACGGCGCTCGACGCCGGATCGGTGGACGTGATCGTCACGGACGTGCGGATGCCGGGCACGGACGGCGTCGCGCTGCTGGAGCAGGTCGAGCGCCGCCACCCCGACGTGGTGCGGATCATCCTCAGCGGTCAGGTGGAGCCGCGCAACGCGACGCGGGCGGGGCTCGTGGCGCACCGGGTGCTCGGCAAGCCCTGCGCGGAGCCGGAGATCGCCCGTGCGGTGCAGGAGAGCCTGGAGGTGCGCGCGCGGCTGCGTGAGGAGGGCCTGCGGCTCGCGGTCACGGGCATCGGTGAGCTGCCGCGCGCCCCGCAGGTCGTGCTGGAGCTCTGCGACGCGCTGGCGCACGACCGCACGGGTGCGGCCGAGCTGGCCCGGATCGCGTCCCGCGACGTGATCCTCACCGCGCGGCTGCTGGGCCTGGTGAACTCCGCGTACTTCGGGGTGCCGCGGACGATCGTGCGACTCGAGGAGGCGATCGCGTTCCTCGGGGTGTCCACGGTCGAGGCGGTGGCGCTGGAGCACGGGGTCCTGACGGTCGCCGGGCCGCGGCTGCCCTCGTCGGCGCTCGAGGCGTTCGAGGCGCACGCCCGGTTCACCGGCCGGATCGCGCGGGACGTCGTCGGTGCCCGCGAGCTGGGCTCGGCGGCGTTCGCCGGCGGGCTGCTGCACGACGTCGGCGCGCTGCTGCTGGCGAGCGCCGACCGCGACGCGCACCGTGCACGCCTGCTGGCCGCAGCCGACGCCGGCCTGGCCCTGCACGAGGTCGAGACACGGGAGCGCGGTGCGTGCCACGCGGCGACGGGCGGGCGGCTGCTCGCCCTGTGGGGCCTGCCGGCCGCCGTCGTCGAGGCGGTCGCGTGCCATCACGCGCCCGACGCGGCGAGCGGCCCGCCGCTGGTCCGGGCCGTCGCGCTGGCGGAGCGCCTGGCGCACCGGCTCGAGGATCCCGGGACGACCGCGATCTACCGGCACGGTGATCCCGCGGTGTGGGGTGCGGACGCGCCGGTCGGGGTGCCCGAGCTGCCGGACGCGCTGACCCGGCTGTGGGCCGAGCTGGGTGGGGCCGTGGCTCCGGAGCGTGCGGCATGA
- a CDS encoding RNA polymerase sigma factor, whose protein sequence is MTDRDDIQMLQRSVTQPTAFDALFVRHHAAIRRYLAARTRDLAVAEDLAAETFLRAFAARATFRDQGHGVRAWLFQIATNLLRDHARSSARRTRDPSLDLSQGGDAAPPALPTDPALEAVLRQLPHEQLEALLLHAWADLTYQEIATVLDVRVGTVRSRLHRARAHLTRALAAPEHVHPTSTPQRSSS, encoded by the coding sequence ATGACCGACCGGGACGACATCCAGATGCTTCAGCGGTCGGTCACACAGCCGACCGCCTTCGACGCGCTGTTCGTCCGGCACCATGCCGCGATCCGCCGATACCTGGCAGCGCGAACCCGCGATCTCGCCGTCGCGGAGGACCTCGCCGCCGAGACGTTCCTTCGCGCGTTCGCCGCGCGCGCGACCTTCCGCGATCAGGGCCACGGCGTGCGGGCGTGGCTCTTTCAGATCGCGACGAACCTCCTGCGCGATCACGCCCGCAGTAGCGCCCGCCGAACGCGTGACCCGTCGCTGGATCTCAGTCAAGGCGGCGATGCAGCCCCTCCAGCGCTTCCCACCGATCCCGCCCTCGAAGCCGTCCTGCGGCAGCTCCCGCACGAGCAACTCGAGGCGCTGCTCCTCCACGCCTGGGCTGACCTCACCTACCAGGAGATCGCGACCGTGCTCGACGTCCGGGTCGGAACCGTCCGTTCGCGCCTGCATCGCGCTCGCGCGCACCTAACCCGGGCCCTCGCCGCGCCCGAGCACGTTCATCCCACATCGACGCCGCAACGGAGTTCCTCATGA
- a CDS encoding HD domain-containing protein yields the protein MATGEELIAAAAAHIRAQSVGEGSGHDWWHVHRVWQNARLIARGEDVDPVVVELAALLHDIADWKFHDGDLDAGPRAARAWLLDAGAEPALADRVADIVGRVSYKGAGVPDDMPSLEGRVVQDADRLDAMGAIGIGRAFAYGGHAGRLMYDPDDPPVLHDTAEAYVSSSGATLNHFPEKLLLLRDRMHTATGRRIADERHAFMEAFVERFLDEWQGEA from the coding sequence GTGGCGACCGGCGAGGAGCTGATCGCCGCGGCCGCGGCGCACATCCGCGCGCAGTCCGTCGGCGAGGGCTCCGGGCACGACTGGTGGCACGTCCATCGCGTCTGGCAGAACGCGCGCCTGATCGCGCGCGGGGAGGACGTCGACCCGGTGGTGGTCGAGCTGGCGGCGCTGCTGCACGACATCGCCGACTGGAAGTTCCACGACGGCGACCTCGACGCCGGCCCGCGCGCCGCGCGCGCCTGGCTCCTGGACGCGGGCGCGGAGCCCGCGCTCGCCGACCGGGTCGCCGACATCGTCGGCCGGGTCTCCTACAAGGGGGCGGGCGTGCCGGACGACATGCCGTCGCTCGAGGGCCGGGTCGTGCAGGACGCCGACCGGCTCGACGCGATGGGGGCGATCGGGATCGGCCGCGCGTTCGCGTACGGCGGGCACGCCGGGCGGCTGATGTACGACCCGGACGACCCGCCCGTGCTGCACGACACCGCGGAGGCCTACGTGTCCTCCAGCGGGGCGACGCTCAACCACTTCCCCGAGAAGCTGCTGCTGCTCCGCGACCGGATGCACACGGCCACCGGCCGGCGGATCGCGGACGAGCGCCACGCGTTCATGGAGGCGTTCGTCGAGCGGTTCCTGGACGAGTGGCAGGGCGAGGCCTGA
- a CDS encoding response regulator produces the protein MSEHDRPVVLCVDDEPQVLEALGDMLRRSYRIHTASQGFEGLRVLDEEPVEVIVSDMRMPVLDGARFLGMARDRAPDVTRIVLTGQADAAAAASAVNDGQVFRYLTKPVARDVLLAAIEAGVRRHRERISEHRVLQDTVRGATEVLTEVLGAADPVAQGRAARLTTLVLDAAPSLGLTDTWTLQTAAALSQLGTFALPADTAARLADSRALEPADRDAVVGAVRAAGRMLRRIPRLDAVVAALDPPSGELGPAASLLRGAVALDLLCIGLAPADAVAVLRAEGAIAEPVLDALAAAVGARQESLLLEHGLAEIPAGSTIAQDVRLPDGTLLIARGVRVTPAMTLRLEHLAARHRGLRAYVHAPSQDEDAAA, from the coding sequence ATGAGCGAGCACGATCGCCCGGTCGTCCTCTGCGTCGACGACGAGCCGCAGGTCCTCGAGGCGCTCGGCGACATGCTGCGCCGCAGCTACCGCATCCACACCGCCAGCCAGGGCTTCGAGGGCCTGCGGGTGCTCGACGAGGAGCCGGTCGAGGTGATCGTCAGCGACATGCGCATGCCGGTCCTGGACGGTGCGCGCTTTCTCGGGATGGCGCGCGACCGCGCGCCGGACGTCACGCGGATCGTGCTGACCGGACAGGCGGACGCGGCGGCGGCCGCGAGCGCGGTGAACGACGGTCAGGTCTTCCGCTACCTCACCAAGCCGGTCGCCCGCGACGTCCTGCTGGCGGCGATCGAGGCGGGCGTGCGCCGGCACCGTGAGCGGATCTCCGAGCACCGGGTGCTGCAGGACACGGTCCGCGGCGCGACCGAGGTCCTCACCGAGGTGCTCGGTGCCGCCGATCCGGTGGCGCAGGGCCGCGCGGCACGGCTGACGACCCTGGTGCTCGACGCCGCGCCGTCCCTGGGCCTGACCGACACGTGGACGCTGCAGACCGCGGCCGCGCTCAGCCAGCTGGGGACCTTCGCGCTGCCGGCCGACACCGCCGCCCGGCTGGCCGACAGCCGGGCGCTCGAGCCCGCCGACCGCGACGCGGTCGTCGGCGCGGTCCGTGCCGCGGGCCGGATGCTGCGCCGCATCCCGCGGCTCGACGCGGTCGTCGCGGCGCTCGACCCGCCCTCCGGCGAGCTCGGACCGGCGGCGAGCCTGCTGCGCGGCGCGGTCGCCCTGGACCTCCTGTGCATCGGCCTGGCGCCCGCCGACGCGGTCGCGGTGCTGCGCGCGGAAGGCGCGATCGCCGAGCCGGTGCTCGACGCGCTCGCCGCGGCCGTCGGTGCCCGGCAGGAGTCCTTGCTGCTCGAGCACGGGCTCGCCGAGATCCCCGCCGGCAGCACGATCGCGCAGGACGTGCGGCTGCCCGACGGGACGCTGCTGATCGCTCGCGGCGTGCGCGTGACGCCGGCGATGACCCTGCGCCTGGAGCATCTCGCCGCGCGCCATCGCGGCCTGCGGGCCTACGTGCACGCGCCGTCGCAGGACGAGGACGCGGCGGCCTGA
- a CDS encoding RNA polymerase sigma factor — translation MDPASGNDTSAVLLRGDARDFARFYRRHEDAVLSFFLRRTGSSELAADLTAETFARALEGRQRFDPALGDVGSWLFGIARNLLALSLKRGRVDDETRRRLQMEPLVLDDGALARIDELSETAAIEALGELPEDQRRAVTGRVLQELSYDDLAEELRCSESVVRQRVSRGLRALRQRLETDR, via the coding sequence ATGGACCCGGCATCTGGGAATGACACGAGCGCGGTCCTGCTGCGTGGCGACGCTCGCGACTTCGCCAGGTTCTACCGTCGGCATGAAGACGCGGTCCTGTCCTTCTTCCTGCGACGCACCGGGAGTTCCGAGTTGGCTGCGGATCTCACCGCGGAGACGTTCGCTCGAGCGCTTGAGGGACGGCAGCGGTTTGACCCAGCCCTCGGGGACGTCGGTAGCTGGCTCTTCGGCATCGCCCGGAACCTGCTCGCCTTGAGCCTCAAGCGCGGCCGCGTCGATGACGAGACACGGCGCCGGCTGCAGATGGAGCCGCTGGTTCTGGACGACGGGGCGCTGGCGCGTATTGACGAGTTGAGCGAGACCGCCGCCATTGAGGCGCTTGGCGAGTTGCCGGAGGACCAACGTCGCGCCGTCACCGGCCGAGTGCTGCAGGAACTCAGCTACGACGACCTGGCGGAAGAGCTGCGGTGCTCAGAGAGCGTCGTGCGCCAACGCGTCAGCCGCGGCCTGCGCGCCCTCCGCCAGCGATTGGAGACCGACCGATGA
- a CDS encoding tyrosine recombinase, with translation MSSEDTTGSPAELPPAWQQALLLLDRELRGRAAAEKTRRAYGIDVEQFARWASAAGLEPREVEHRALRRYAAKLGEDGAAPTTVARKLAAIRSLFRSLREHGLVEQNPADLVASPKRPRTLPTVLKPAEIAALLDRIPTSTPLELRDRAMFELAYACGLRAEEIVTLDLPSIDFDAEQVRVEGKGGKTRLVPAGEAALAAVARYRERARPALAGAEPDAEPALFLSKSGRRLGTSDVRRRLRVWVRLAEVQGGVHPHALRHSFATHLLDGGADLRAIQEMLGHASVSTTQIYTRVESARLRTAYARAHPRA, from the coding sequence ATGTCCTCTGAGGATACGACCGGCTCCCCGGCGGAGCTGCCGCCCGCCTGGCAGCAGGCGCTGCTGCTGCTCGACCGCGAGCTGCGCGGCCGGGCCGCGGCCGAGAAGACCCGGCGCGCCTACGGCATCGACGTCGAGCAGTTCGCGCGCTGGGCGTCCGCCGCCGGGCTCGAGCCGCGCGAGGTCGAGCACCGCGCGCTGCGCCGCTACGCCGCGAAGCTCGGGGAGGACGGGGCGGCACCGACGACGGTCGCCCGCAAGCTGGCGGCCATCCGCTCCCTGTTCCGGTCCCTGCGCGAGCACGGCCTCGTGGAGCAGAACCCGGCGGACCTCGTCGCCTCCCCGAAGCGACCGCGGACGCTGCCGACCGTGCTGAAGCCCGCCGAGATCGCCGCCCTCCTGGACCGCATCCCGACGTCGACCCCGCTGGAGCTCCGCGACCGGGCGATGTTCGAGCTGGCGTACGCGTGCGGCCTGCGCGCGGAGGAGATCGTCACCCTCGACCTGCCGAGCATCGACTTCGACGCCGAGCAGGTCCGCGTCGAGGGCAAGGGCGGCAAGACCCGCCTCGTGCCTGCCGGGGAGGCCGCGCTCGCCGCGGTCGCCCGCTACCGGGAACGTGCCCGCCCCGCGCTCGCCGGCGCGGAGCCGGATGCGGAACCGGCGCTGTTCCTCTCGAAGTCCGGCCGGCGTCTCGGCACGTCGGACGTCCGCCGGCGGCTGCGCGTCTGGGTGCGGCTCGCCGAGGTCCAGGGCGGGGTGCATCCGCACGCCCTCCGTCACTCGTTCGCGACGCACCTGCTGGACGGCGGGGCCGACCTGCGCGCGATCCAGGAGATGCTCGGACACGCGAGCGTCTCCACGACCCAGATCTACACTCGGGTAGAGTCAGCGCGTCTCAGGACGGCGTACGCGCGGGCACACCCGCGAGCCTGA
- a CDS encoding RNA polymerase sigma factor, producing MGKRRLAIQRDEDLLARAADGDVEAFGVFYDRHFGSVLAFVRGRVRDGELAFDLTAETFARMLASLSRFDERKGSALSWAFTIARNLLVDAYRTREVSDETRRRLGMEPLDLWDRDLERLERVCLNQQATLAAGLAGLPPEQAAAVVARVIDEHAYEDIARELRCSPSVVRQRVSRGLRTLRAGLKEHR from the coding sequence GTGGGTAAGCGGCGACTAGCTATTCAGCGCGACGAGGACCTGCTCGCCCGGGCGGCGGACGGCGATGTCGAGGCGTTCGGTGTGTTCTACGACCGGCATTTCGGCTCGGTCCTGGCCTTCGTGCGGGGCCGTGTCCGAGATGGCGAGCTCGCTTTCGACCTCACGGCGGAGACGTTCGCGCGGATGCTCGCGTCCTTGAGTCGATTCGACGAACGCAAGGGTTCCGCGCTGTCGTGGGCGTTCACGATCGCGAGGAACCTCCTCGTCGACGCGTATCGCACTCGCGAAGTCAGTGACGAAACTCGACGCCGGCTCGGCATGGAGCCCCTGGATCTTTGGGACAGGGATCTTGAACGTCTAGAGCGCGTCTGCCTGAACCAGCAGGCGACGCTGGCGGCTGGCCTCGCGGGGCTTCCGCCCGAGCAGGCTGCGGCCGTCGTCGCCAGGGTGATCGACGAGCACGCCTACGAAGACATCGCGCGTGAACTGCGTTGCTCGCCCAGCGTCGTGCGTCAGCGCGTGTCACGCGGACTACGCACCCTGCGCGCCGGCCTGAAGGAGCACCGATGA
- a CDS encoding CopG family transcriptional regulator yields MGTAAATVESVRLDPELRRALAERAEQDDATTSAVIREALRRYLDVA; encoded by the coding sequence ATGGGGACAGCCGCAGCGACCGTCGAGTCCGTGCGGCTGGACCCGGAGCTGCGTCGGGCCCTTGCGGAGCGCGCCGAGCAGGACGACGCGACGACCTCGGCGGTCATCCGTGAGGCGCTGCGCCGGTATCTCGACGTCGCTTAG
- a CDS encoding two-component system sensor histidine kinase NtrB, with translation MPELVIPDQVWRALPVPLVHVTADGELLAATPAYLAWASAHPDEAARALALGSRSACEHTRCTDERRTATGGRTAVWSLEAWPDPSGCGAVVELHDVTDLALREERLESWARAERHALRDAEEAGRVRRLEVEALAESRAALRASQRRYQRLVEHLPAVVYLTVGTSGGLGGLVEYASPQIEELTGFPDWRWLGASDLWRSRLHPEDRDRVVAHADRPLEPGDHRAIEYRLVHADGHDVWVREELAAVEDGSGATVVSQGVLLDVTERVLAQQQHARAEGELQLARKLEAVGQLAAGIAHEINTPIQFIGDTAAFLQDAHEDLVGVLDHHRALACTVDEAAVRAAEERVDLDDLRTRLPRAHERIADGVGRVATIVRAMKRFSPGGPSGELAPADLDRMLADTLVVARSEYRHVAEVVTDLALDREVRCSPGDLGQVFLNLVVNAAQAIAATGRAGDGTLTVRTRREGETAVVQVVDDGVGVDAATLPRVFDPFFTTKEVGVGTGQGLAIAHRIVTEMHGGTITMSSRPGEGTCVEVRLPVGGPR, from the coding sequence GTGCCCGAGCTCGTGATCCCCGACCAGGTCTGGCGCGCCCTCCCGGTGCCGCTGGTCCACGTGACCGCCGACGGCGAGCTGCTCGCCGCCACGCCCGCCTACCTGGCGTGGGCGTCCGCGCATCCCGACGAGGCGGCGCGCGCGCTCGCGCTCGGGAGCCGCAGCGCGTGCGAGCACACACGGTGCACCGACGAGCGCCGGACCGCGACCGGTGGTCGGACCGCGGTCTGGAGCCTCGAGGCCTGGCCGGACCCGTCGGGCTGTGGCGCCGTCGTGGAGCTGCACGACGTGACCGATCTGGCGCTGCGCGAGGAGCGCCTGGAGTCGTGGGCGCGCGCGGAGCGCCACGCCCTGCGGGACGCCGAGGAGGCGGGCCGCGTGCGGCGCCTGGAGGTCGAGGCGCTGGCCGAGAGCCGCGCCGCGCTGCGCGCGTCCCAACGCCGCTACCAGCGGCTGGTCGAGCACCTCCCGGCCGTCGTGTACCTGACGGTGGGCACGAGCGGCGGGCTCGGCGGCCTGGTCGAGTACGCGTCGCCGCAGATCGAGGAGCTGACCGGCTTCCCGGACTGGCGCTGGCTCGGGGCCAGCGACCTGTGGCGCTCGCGCCTGCATCCGGAGGACCGCGACCGGGTCGTCGCGCACGCCGACCGGCCGCTGGAGCCGGGGGACCACCGGGCGATCGAGTACCGGCTCGTGCACGCCGACGGCCACGACGTGTGGGTGCGCGAGGAGCTCGCGGCGGTCGAGGACGGCAGCGGCGCGACCGTGGTGTCGCAGGGCGTGCTGCTCGACGTCACCGAGCGGGTCCTCGCCCAGCAGCAGCACGCGCGTGCCGAGGGCGAGCTGCAGCTGGCGCGCAAGCTCGAGGCGGTCGGGCAGCTGGCGGCGGGAATCGCGCACGAGATCAACACGCCGATCCAGTTCATCGGGGACACCGCGGCGTTCCTCCAGGACGCGCACGAGGACCTCGTCGGGGTGCTGGACCACCATCGTGCGCTGGCGTGCACGGTCGACGAGGCGGCGGTCCGGGCGGCGGAGGAGCGCGTCGACCTCGACGACCTGCGCACGCGCCTGCCGCGGGCCCACGAGCGGATCGCCGACGGGGTCGGCCGGGTCGCGACGATCGTGCGGGCGATGAAGCGGTTCTCGCCCGGCGGACCGTCCGGCGAGCTGGCCCCGGCGGATCTGGACCGGATGCTGGCGGACACGCTGGTCGTGGCCCGCAGCGAGTACCGGCACGTGGCGGAGGTCGTCACCGACCTGGCGCTTGACCGCGAGGTCCGCTGCAGCCCCGGCGACCTCGGGCAGGTGTTCCTCAACCTCGTGGTGAACGCCGCGCAGGCGATCGCCGCGACCGGGCGCGCCGGGGACGGCACCCTGACCGTGCGCACCCGCCGCGAGGGCGAAACCGCGGTGGTGCAGGTCGTCGACGACGGGGTGGGGGTGGACGCGGCGACGCTGCCGCGCGTGTTCGATCCGTTCTTCACGACGAAGGAGGTCGGGGTCGGGACGGGGCAGGGCCTGGCGATCGCCCACCGGATCGTCACCGAGATGCACGGCGGGACGATCACGATGTCCAGCCGGCCCGGGGAGGGCACGTGCGTCGAGGTCCGCCTGCCGGTCGGGGGCCCGCGATGA
- a CDS encoding tyrosine-type recombinase/integrase — protein MSGHVFRREGKRGTAWYMKWRDANGQHKRKLGMDWTGESGEPPAGHLRKRDAIGLLEETLVAARREARAIYEGRVVTVSPFGGAPWGEVAQAWLEWHRAEGDWAPSTLRNYESVLRSDGPLMTEFGEQPVRGIERREIRAWWVRIRESLSPRSANAQLTVFRIVVNWGDGMDEFAPVPDPSKGIRKAPEPPTGKAPFFEVEDVLAIARAAKAIHLELCDCKQFQHRAAASRFDEEIITLAAFAGLRRAELVSLRWENIDFDGMTIHVSESISAGERAVPKGKRVRTIPMAPQVAQILARLAPDDAKWSNELVFPGTGRDDKLDIDALSARFCKARDYAGVTRRKPRGNKMVLLTFHDLRHTFASVLARDPKIAPLEIQLAAGHASFVTTERYMHLRPRRDDAKRFGNAFAAAMAPEHDEVEAA, from the coding sequence GTGAGCGGACACGTGTTCCGCCGCGAGGGCAAGCGCGGGACGGCCTGGTACATGAAGTGGCGGGACGCGAACGGGCAGCACAAGCGCAAGCTCGGGATGGACTGGACGGGGGAGAGCGGCGAGCCTCCGGCCGGCCACCTGCGCAAGCGCGACGCGATCGGGCTGCTCGAGGAAACGCTCGTCGCAGCGCGTCGCGAGGCGCGCGCGATCTACGAGGGCCGCGTCGTCACGGTGAGCCCGTTCGGCGGCGCGCCGTGGGGCGAGGTCGCGCAGGCCTGGCTGGAGTGGCATCGCGCGGAGGGCGACTGGGCGCCGTCGACCCTGCGCAACTACGAGTCGGTGCTGCGGTCCGACGGTCCGCTGATGACCGAGTTCGGCGAGCAGCCAGTGCGCGGGATCGAGCGACGCGAGATTCGCGCGTGGTGGGTGCGCATCCGCGAGTCGCTGTCGCCGCGCAGCGCCAACGCGCAGCTGACGGTCTTCCGCATCGTCGTGAACTGGGGCGACGGCATGGACGAGTTCGCCCCGGTCCCCGATCCGTCGAAGGGCATTCGCAAGGCGCCGGAACCGCCGACGGGCAAGGCTCCGTTCTTCGAGGTCGAGGACGTCCTGGCGATCGCGCGCGCCGCGAAAGCGATCCACCTCGAGCTCTGCGACTGCAAACAGTTCCAGCATCGGGCGGCTGCGAGCCGCTTCGACGAGGAGATCATCACCCTCGCTGCGTTCGCCGGCCTGCGCCGCGCCGAGCTGGTGAGCCTGCGGTGGGAGAACATCGACTTCGACGGGATGACGATCCACGTCAGCGAGAGCATCAGCGCGGGAGAGCGGGCGGTGCCGAAGGGCAAGCGTGTGCGCACGATCCCGATGGCGCCGCAGGTCGCGCAGATCCTCGCGCGCCTGGCGCCCGACGACGCGAAGTGGTCCAACGAGTTGGTCTTCCCGGGGACGGGCCGCGACGACAAGCTCGACATCGACGCGCTGTCCGCGCGGTTCTGCAAGGCGCGCGACTACGCCGGTGTGACGAGGCGCAAGCCGCGCGGCAACAAGATGGTGCTGCTGACCTTCCACGACCTGCGGCACACGTTCGCCAGCGTGCTCGCGCGCGACCCGAAGATCGCGCCGCTCGAGATCCAACTCGCCGCCGGCCACGCGAGCTTCGTCACGACCGAGCGCTACATGCACCTGCGCCCGCGGCGCGACGACGCCAAACGGTTCGGCAACGCGTTCGCCGCGGCGATGGCCCCGGAGCACGACGAGGTGGAGGCGGCATGA
- a CDS encoding helix-turn-helix domain-containing protein — MPPRNPDDYEQPELPFDEPLMNAEDAAKLLSVRTSWVYEATRDGRLPHIHVGRHIRFIKADLLHWINQQRAA, encoded by the coding sequence ATGCCCCCGCGCAACCCTGACGACTACGAGCAGCCCGAACTCCCATTCGACGAGCCGCTCATGAACGCCGAAGACGCAGCCAAGCTGCTCTCCGTCAGAACCTCATGGGTCTACGAAGCAACCCGCGACGGCCGACTCCCCCACATCCACGTCGGCCGCCACATCCGCTTCATCAAAGCCGACCTCCTGCACTGGATCAACCAACAACGAGCAGCGTGA
- the whiG gene encoding RNA polymerase sigma factor WhiG, with protein sequence METNVKAIELKDLWRRYKTAGDERARERLVVAYSPLVKYVSGRMASGLPAHVEEADLISYGLVGLISAIERFDLSREIKFETYAITRIKGAIIDELRSLDWVPRSVRARARAIERANSKLEHKLQRAPTDEEMAQELEMTVDEFQAALLQISNSTIAALDELWTVSDSSGDQVSLLDTLQDPDAPDPAAVMDQTDLKDRVADAIARLPEREKLVVALYYYENLTLREIGEVLGVTESRISQLHTKAVLRLRSRLTSDQVD encoded by the coding sequence GTGGAGACGAACGTCAAAGCGATCGAACTGAAGGACCTCTGGCGGCGCTACAAGACCGCCGGGGACGAGCGCGCCCGGGAGCGTCTCGTGGTCGCCTACTCGCCGCTGGTGAAGTACGTCTCCGGTCGCATGGCGTCGGGCCTGCCGGCGCACGTGGAGGAGGCCGACCTCATCTCCTACGGTCTGGTCGGGTTGATCAGCGCGATCGAGCGATTCGACCTCTCGCGCGAGATCAAGTTCGAGACGTACGCGATCACGCGCATCAAGGGCGCGATCATCGACGAGCTCCGCTCCCTGGACTGGGTGCCGCGGTCCGTGCGGGCCCGCGCCCGCGCGATCGAGCGGGCCAACTCGAAGCTCGAGCACAAGCTGCAGCGCGCGCCCACCGACGAGGAGATGGCGCAGGAGCTCGAGATGACCGTCGACGAGTTCCAGGCGGCGCTGCTGCAGATCTCCAACTCGACGATCGCCGCGCTCGACGAGCTCTGGACGGTGTCGGACTCCAGCGGCGACCAGGTGTCGCTCCTGGACACCCTGCAGGACCCGGACGCTCCCGATCCCGCCGCCGTGATGGACCAGACCGACCTGAAGGACCGGGTCGCCGACGCCATCGCGCGCCTGCCCGAGCGGGAGAAGCTCGTCGTCGCGCTCTACTACTACGAGAACCTCACGCTCCGCGAGATCGGCGAGGTCCTCGGGGTCACCGAGTCGCGGATCTCGCAGCTGCACACGAAGGCCGTGCTGCGCCTGCGCTCGCGCCTCACCAGCGATCAGGTCGACTGA